The following DNA comes from Methanothrix sp..
CGATCTATTCGAAGGGGGAATGGAGGAGGATGTTTAGTTTTTCATCCAGCAAGCTGGTGGACAGGCCCTTCGACTGGGCCTACCAACTGGAGGAGCTGGGATACAGTGGTTGGGAGATAGTGAACGAGGGGAGGCAGAGGCTGACGGCAGAGAACCTGCCCGAGGCTAAGAGGATTGTAGAGACCACAAATCTGGTCATCACCATCCATCTGCCCTACTCGGACCTGAATTTAGCCTCAGTCAACCAGCCCATATGGGAGGAGACAGTGAGGCAGATGAAGAGCTGTCTGGACCTGGCATGCGATTTTGCCCGCCTGGCGGTTGTCCACCCCGGCCACTTCTCCCCCCTGGGAATGCACATGCCGGATGCTGCTTGGCTGCAGAACATCAAGGGGATTCAGGAGATCTGCGATCATGCCTTGAATCTGGACATGATGATAGCTGTCGAGAACATGGTGAATATGCCTGCCATCTTGGGGAGACGCCCGGAGGAGATTGAGGGCATAATTGAGACTGTTGACAGGGATAACCTGGGATTCATCCTCGATATAGGGCATGCCAACACCAACGGGAATGTAGAGGAGTTCCTGAAGCTTCGGGATTTGATAATCCATGTTCATGCCCATGATAACTGCGGAGAGAGGGATGAGCACCTGCCAGTGGGCAATGGCACTGTGCCCTGGGAGAAGGTAGCAGCCAGCCTGAATGGCTATAGTGGTCGTATAGTCACTGAATCACGCTCTCTGGAAGAGGGGCAGAGATCTGTGAAGAGGCTTAAAAAGATGTTTAATAGATGAGGGGCATAAAGATGCCCGGACCGTCCATATTTGAGAGCATCTCAACTGAACTGCTCAGAGGCTTTGATGACAAAGACCGGGCTCGCGAGGAGGCACTGCTCCTCTCCCGGAAGGCGATCCGCCTGTGCTCCTCGTCCATCAGATCAGTACACAGAGGAGAGATCGAGGAGGCAGAAAGGCTCATCGATCAGGCTGGAGAAGAGCTGGAGAAGATCCGGACGCTCTTGGTTAACCACCAGGATGTGCGCTATGCCGGCTTTGTGGATGGGGCAGAGCAGGAGTATGCTGAGGCCCTTTCAGTCTATTCCATTATCACCAGACATGAGATCCTCAGCCCAGATGAGATAGCAGTGGAGAGGGTGAACTATCTGGCCGGACTGGGCGACACCACAGGAGAGCTTCGCCGTCATATTCTCGATCTCATACGCTCCGGCAGGGCAAAGGACGGAGAGTACTATCTGCAGGTCATGGAGGAGATCTACTATCTGCTGATGCTCTTTGACTATCCGGACGCCATAACCAGAGGTCTGCGAAGGAAGAGCGATCTTGCCCGGTCCATGCTGGAGAGAACACGAGGAGATCTCACCAATGCCCTGGAGATCTCCAGGATGGAATCATCACTGCTTAAAAATCAATGCTCGAAATAGAGGGCTCAAGGAGCTTAAATCAAGAGCTCATGATGTTCAATCATAAAATCAAGATCAAAGTGTCAAGATCACAAAGTCAAGATCACAAAGTCAAGGTCACAAAGTCAAGGTCACAAAGTCAAGGTCATGGAGTTGAGATAATGGAGTCAAGATCATGAAGTTTGATCCCAATCAGATCAAGGAGGCGGCCCGAGAGGATTTCGATAAGACCTGGCAGCAAGGAAAAGAGTACCTCGGCCGGCCGTCCTTAAATGAGAGGTATCCGCGAAATAGCTATTCCTTTGGCTCAGTTCATCCCATCTTCGATACCATTCAGAAGCTTCGAGAGGCTTACGTTCGCCTTGGCTTCAATGAGGCCATGAATCCGGTGATGGTCGATGCCCAGGATGTCTACCGCCAATTCGGCTCTGAGGCTTTGGCAGTGCTGGACAGATGCTTCTACCTCGCCGGACTCCCCCGGCCGGATATAGGCATATCAGACGAGAGGATCGCCCAGATAAATGCCCTTCTCAGCCGCGAGCTCACAGCAGAGGAGGTGGAGGCATTCCGGCAGATCCTCCACTCCTATAAGAAAGGCCAGGTAGAGGGGGACGACCTGGTGGGAGAGATCGCCAAAGCCCTTTCTGCTCCCGATGCCCTGATCGGCACCGTCCTGGAAAGGGTCTTTCCCGAGTTCAGGGGCCTGAAGGCCGAAGCCACCACCCGCACATTGAGAAGCCATATGACCAGCGGGTGGTTCCTCTCCCTCTCCGATCTGCACTATCGCCAGAAGCTGCCCATCAGACTGTTCTCTGTGGACAGATGCTTCCGCCGGGAGCAGGCCGAGGATGCCGCCCGGCTGATGAGCTACTACTCTGCGAGCTGCGTGATCATGGATGAGGATGTATCGGTTGAGGATGGAAAAGCAGTTGCCGATGGCCTTCTCAGCCAGTTTGGCTTCCAGAAGTTTCAGTTCCGGCCGGACGAGAAGAGGAGCAAATACTACATTCCCGGAACGCAGATCGAGGTCTATGCTTATCATCCGGGCCTGGTCGGCTCGGCCACCAAGTACAGCAGCGGCTGGGTGGAGGTGGCGACATTCGGCATCTATTCGCCCATTGCACTCTCTCAATATGATATTCCCTATCCAGTAATGAATCTGGGTTTGGGTGTGGAGCGGCTGGCCATGATACTGCATAATTCTCAGGATGTAAGAGCACTCTCTTATCCCCAGTTCCAGACCGGCTGGGAGCTCTCCCCCCGGGAGATGGCTCAGATGATCACTGTTGACAATACCCCCTGCACTCCAGAGGGGCAGGCAATAGCCGAGTCGGTGATCGGGGTATGCCTTGAGCAGGGGGATGCCGCCTCTCCCTGCGAGTTTCTCGCCTGGGAGGGAGAGCTCTTCGGCAGGCGTATTCAGGTCTCTGTGGTCGAGCCGGAGGAGAACACCAAGCTCTGCGGACCGGCATCCCTCAATGAGATCGTTGTCCACAAGAAGAACATCATGGGCATTCCCCGAACCCCCCGCTGGGAGGAGGCCTTCAATGAGGGGGTGAGCACAGGGATTCGGTTCATCGATTCCTTTGCTGCCCTGGCCGCCTATGAGGTTGAGGAGAGGGCAATGGCCGGAGAGGAGTCTGAGACCAGGGCGAGGATAGTGAGAAGCCCGGCTGATATCAACATCAAGATCCACCCCTCTCTGGAGAGATATATCACCAGCTACAAGCACAAGATGGACCTGCGCGGTCCGGTCTTCACCACAGTGAGAAGCAGACTGCTCTGATTATGGATGGAGATGGAGCAAGATGGGTCGAGATGGAGTGAGATGGGTCGAGATAGAGTGAGATGGATAGCGTGAGAAAAATTTGGATTAATCGCCACGAATCGAGAGGAGCATGAAGGACGCATCATCCAATGCCTCTGCCAAGAGGGCGGCAGGCGAGGCGGCAGCAGAGCTGGTCAGCAATAGAATGGTGGTGGGCCTGGGCACGGGCTCCACTGTCGCCTGGACGATAAAAAGGCTGGGGGAGAGGGTCAGGGAGGAGGGGCTGGACTTTTATGGCGTTCCCACCTCTTTTCAGGCAGAGGAGCTGGCCATCGAATCTAATATCAGCCTCACCAGCCTCAACCAGCATCCGGTTCTCGATCTGGCCATAGACGGAGCAGATCAGGTGAGCTGGGACCTGATGGCGATCAAGGGGGGAGGAGCAGCCCATACCCGGGAGAAGGTGGTATCCTGTTCGGCCCGAGCTTTCGTTATCGTTGCCGACCAGTCCAAGTTTGTGGAAAGGCTGAGCTGGCCGGTGCCGGTGGAGGTTCTGCCATTTGCCGCAAAGCTGGCTGGAAGGCTGCTCGAGGAGATGGGAGGAAGACCTGTGCTGCGCTTGGGGAGGATGAAGGACGGGCCGGTAATCACCGATAACGGGAACTTTGTTATGGATGTTGACTTCGGGATCATCGAGGACCCCCGGTCAATAGCTGCCAGAATCAGCCCCATTCCGGGAGTGGTCGAGCACGGCATATTCGATAATCTGGATGAGCTTTATCTCGCCCGGGAGGATGGGGTGGAGAGGATCAAGAGGAGATGATCCTCAAGGTCTGCCTGCAAAGCCCCTGGATCTCTCAGGGCTTCAATGAATAAATCCTCGATCTCCCCTTCTTTTTCACATCGATCTTGTCCTCCCGGCCCAGCCAGCCCAGTGCGCCGTGGACATCCTCTATTCTCAGGGCGGCAGAGCTGGCCAATCCCCCAGCTGACATCGGTCCGTTCAGGTTGAGCAGGTCCCAAATGATGCCGGCATTGATGCCGAATACCAGATCCACTGACTCTATCGTCTCCCCTCCCCCCCGGGCCGCGCCCTTAGGCCTGACCCTGGCCGCCCCTTCTCCGGCCATCTCCTTCTTCTTCCTCTTGGATCTTGGTTTCTTCACAGTATCATTGGCCATTTTTATATCCTCCAATATGTTTCCTCTTTTTAATACGACTTCTTTGAATTTAAGGTTTTTCTGAGCTAAAATCACATGTATATTCAGATTCCGGCCCAAAAGCAATAAATACAGAGCACTATCACCAAAGGGCTCGTAATGGTTCTGCATAAAGGATGCAAAAGATCAATGGCCGGCGGTTTTCTCTGGAGCTTTTTCCTCATCACTGCCGGGCTGCGCTTCATGTCAGGGAATCTCTTTGCAGATGCAATAGAGCCTGTGGAGCCCTCTCCCAGGGGTGCATTGCCAGCAGCACTGCCAGCAGGTCCAATATGGCTGGAATTTTTGCAGATCTCCATTGTTGATCTCTGCTGCAAGAGATAGTAATCTCTAAATATTCAAATAAAGAACGGAGAAAGAAAAAGTAGGAGGTCTAAATCATGCTTGATGGATTCAAAATTTCCTTAATGTTTTTGATCATATCTCTTCTGGCCGTCTCTCTTCTGGCCATCCCTCTTTCAGGCAATGCTCTGGCAGAGGATGATGGCAGCTTCGATCCAGAGCACTCTGTGGGCATGGATGATTCTGATTGGTGGACAGTCTATCCGCATAAAAATGTAAACTCAGGGTCTGCCGTCGAGCATCCGGACTGGGTCCTGAGGGCTCTGGAGGACAAGCCCCTGCTCATCCTGATCCATCAGAACAACTGCGTGCCATGCAAGACCCATGTCCCCAGGATCAATGAGGCAGTGCAGACCTACCGGGATGATATCCATTACTATGATGTGCTGGCGGAGGGAAGCGGATACCTGAAGGCTAAGGAGATCCTCGATGCCTATAACCCCACCGGGAAGCAGAATTTTGTCCCCACCACCATCTTTCTCACCCTGATCGAGACCGAGGATGGCCAGGTCGAGGTTGGCTGGCATAGCGAGATTGATATCATGAGCACTGCCCAGATCAATAGCTATATAGAAGACTCCATCTATTACTATGAGAAGAATGCAGCCGACTGGGAGCAGTGATCTGTCCGATGGCAGTGAGAGATGAGCTGAGCTCTCCGAAGCAGTCCAGAGGGAGGAGCAGGTGGAGCGGACCGGGCCCGGGATATGCCCGTTTTCTCATTCTGCTGCTTTCCCTCATCTCCCTGCTCTCGATTCTTGTCCTATCCGCCAATCCCGCGCTTGCGGAGAGGTTGCAGGCTCCTGATTTCAGCACTAGAAGCTGGGATGATAAGAGCTTCAATCTCACCGATCTGAAGGGCTCGCCGGCCGTCCTGCATATAACTAATATCGAGGATCCACTCTGCATCGAATGCGAAGAGTCCCTGCAGGGGCAGGTAAGGGAGCTGGCCGCCCTCAAGGCCATGCATCCTGCCGTTCAGATAGTCACATTGAACCTGAGGAAGAACCCCTACTCCATGAACGGTTGGGAGCTGGTCCAGGCCTGGTGGGAGATCAATATAACCTGGACCTGGATCGAGGACCTGGACCCCTATCCCATCGGCAGCAAATATCTGGACTACTGGATGGTGAGGGGAGGCTCCTCCAATCCCACCATTATCCTGATCGATGAAGAGGGCAGGATCGGCCCGATCTATCACGTCTACCGGGTGGGCGAGGGGATAGCAGATGGTGTACAGAAGGCGGAGAGCCTTTTTAAGGATCTGCAGGATTTACAGGATGCGCAGGATCTGAACCGGACTGCTCTGAAAGGAGTCGGGGCAGCCCCTCCCTCCGGTGGACAGGATGCTGGACAGAATGCTGGGCAGGATGTTGGAGAGGATGCTGGACAGGATGTTGGAGAGGGTGCCGGCTCGGCAGAAGGGAAGGGCATACTCTCCCCCCTCTGGGCGGGGATGGAGAGAGAGGTCTCAAGAAAGGATGCCACCGCCTTAGGCATGTTTCTTTTGGGCATCTTCACCTCTCTTGCCCCCTGCTCCATCGCCCTGATGATTGCCGTGTTCTCTTATGTCATGACTGTGCGGCGAAAGGAGGAGTACCTGCGGGCCAGTGCCTCCACCTCGAAGGAGGGGTTCATGATCGGAGTCGCCTTCACCATTGGCATGGCTGCAGTCTTCTTTGTGCTCGGCCTGTTCATATCTCAGGTGGGGGTCTTCTTCCGGGACTCCAGGATCTTCGACCTGCTCGCCGGAAGCATCATGGTGCTGCTTGGTGTGAGCAGCTTCAAGCCTCTGGGGGAGATCATCGAGCCGGTCACAATTCGTTTGCCCCTGGGCCGACTCTCTCTCTCTCGGGGCGATCCCTCCGGAGAGGGTTCAGACAAGCCTATGGAGGAGAGAAAGAGCCTGCTGCAGAGGGCTGTGGAGTTCTCCCTCAACCTCTTCCGCTATTCGGCATTCATCGGTGCCTTCACCCTGGGGATCTTCTTCGCCCTGGGTTGGGCTCCCTGTGCCCTCTCCATGGTGATGCCGGTCCTGATCTGGCTGGCGAGCCAAAGCGTCACCCCCCTGGTCGGCGGAACGATGCTCTTCTTCTTTGGCATCGGTCATGGAGTGCCCATCATCCCCATCACCACGTTCTCCAGAATGGTGGGTGGCAGGATCGGGGAGAAGTATGTATCTGTGGGAGAGTGGACCAGCAGGATCTTCGGGCTGCTGGTGATCCTGGTGGGCCTGGTCTATGCCGCCAGGTATTTTGGATACCTGTTATGGTGAGGTATATACAGTATTAGCGAATGAGGTCATCCCAAAGGTGAATGATGGATTGGAACAGCCTTTATGATGCCTAGGCGCAAAGGCACCAAGGATATGCAGAGCATTTAGTTCCAGATAAGAGAGCTTCGGCTCTTTCATTGGAGTGATCGACATGTTTCCTGGTTTAGGTGGTTTGGGAGGAAGGGGTGGCATGAGCCCCAAGAAGATGAAAGGCATGCTCAAGAACATGGGAATAAACATCGATGAACTGGAGGGCGTCACCGAGGTCATCATCCGCATGTCTGACAAGGAGATCGTTCTGAATAACGCTTCTGTTGCGATAATGGACGCTCACGGCCAGCGCAGCTATCAGATCTCAGGCGATGCCTCGGAGCGTCCTTTATCCGGAGCAGCGGAGGAGGAGGAGAAGGAGATTGAGATCCCAGAATCCGATGTGGATTTAGTGGTTGCCCAGACCGGCGCGAAGGAGGAGGAGGCAAGAGCTGCCCTTGTGGAGGCCAAGGGAGATCTGGCGGCGGCCATATTGCTCCTCGCTCCGAAGTGAGATATCCAGAGCCCTTCGACTGATCAGCAATCATCTGGCGACCTATGGTGAGCGCTGTAAGAGATGCCATTCGCGATCCGGTTCACGGCTCCATTCCCGTTGATCTGCTGGAGTGGCATATCATCCGATCCCGGCCAGTGCAAAGGCTGAAGGGGATTAAGCAGTTGGGCCTGGTGGAAGCTGTCTACCCCGGAGCCAATCACACCCGCTTCGAGCACTCCTTAGGAACCATGCATATGGCGGGGAGGATGGCCGAGCACCTGGAGCTCCCGGGGGATGATATCCGCAAGGTCAGGCTGGCTGGCCTGCTCCACGATCTGGGCCACTCCGCCCTCTCTCATGCTGTGGAGGGGGTTTTGGGCCGCAACCCGGAGATCCAGCCCCTGCTGCGCGGCAAGAGAGCCACCGGGCATGAGGAGTTCACCCAGGATATAATCACCTCCCATCCCTTCGGCCAGGAGGCGATAATGATAGCAGAACGGGATTTCGGCGATGCAGATGGGCTATTTGCTGAGGTCGCCGAGATCGCCAGTGGCAGGATTCCGCCTTTGGGCCAGATCATTGTGGGCGACCTGGATGCAGATCGGGTGGACTTTCTGCTCAGGGACTCTCATCACTCTGGCGTCTCTTTGGGCCTGGTGGATACAGACCAGATCCTGCAGTCCCTCATCATTTATAAGGGCAGGATAACCCTAGCCGGCCAGGGCGACTACCGGGCAGAGATGTCCCAGACCGCAGCAGAATCAATGCTCATCGCCCGCGCCCATCATTATAATGCCCTAATCTACCATCCCTCTGTCCAATCCATAAGAGCCATGCTTCTCTTGGCGCTGGAGAACGCCCTGGCCAGGATGGATCGGGATGATGCCCAGAGGAGGATAGAGCTCTTCTTCCGGGAGTACACCGATCCAGACCTGCTGCGGTTCATCTGGGATAAGGGAGACGAGACCGCCCGCGATCTTCTCCAGCGGATAAAGTTCGGCCAGGAGATTCCGCTGGCTGCCAGGTTTGACCACCGCACCCTGGCCCCGGATATCAGAATGGCCCTCTCCACCATCTCCCGCCACGGGAGGATGAGAAAGCTCTTCGAGGATACCCTCTGCAAAAAGTATGGGGCCCTGGTGAGCATCACCGCCGGGAGTGGAGTGCCAAGGTCGATGAGAACCCAGACCGATGGCTTCCTTTATGATGAATCTGCTCTGGCAGCAGGCCTGGTCAAGTCTCTGACCCGCCAGATCGCCATATCCTTTTTTCTGATCAGCAGCCGGATATCTCCCTGAAGGATATAAGGGAGCAGTCGGCGAAGCTGCTCTCATTTATCCGTTCTGAGAGCTATCTTCCCATTGATGGATTGCTGCTGCTCTTTTACACCCTGCAGAATCTGCTCTCAGAGAGGTACGGCGAGAAGATCCTGGTCCCCAGGATCAGAAACATAACCTGGCTTTACCGAACGGTGGCCCGGCTGAAGGATCAGGGCCCCGGAGGCCTCTTTGGCCTTTTCGACTACAGCTTTCATACTGAATATGGATTTCCCTATAGCGAGAGGCTATTTGAGGATATCCAGATCCTGGTGGCCAATGGCATGATCTATCAGGACCAAAGGCACTATGAGATGGAGGGCCGGTGGCTGCAAAGGTATGAATACATGCTAACCGCAGAGGGAATGGCTTATGCCAGAGAGGTCGCCTCATCCTATAGAAGAGAGTGCCAGATGCTTCAGGAGAATCTCCGGCAGGAGAGGCATACCATCCCCTTTGATGTGGTGAGCCTCAATATCAGAAGATACGCCGGAACAAGAGCATGAGGGCATCATTCCCGAAAGCAGAAAGCCATTCTCCCGGATTAAAAGCAGAAAGCCTAAAAGCAGAAAGCCGTTCTCCCGGATTAAATCATTCGGGCCAGCAGAGAGTGCATTGGGCCCTTCTGCCAGCCCAGATCCAGCCAAATAATCAAAGGTCAGAGATCGATCAGCTGAGACCAATCACCGGAAATCGATCACCGGAAATCGATCACCGGAAATCGATCACCGAAAACCGATCATCGGAAATCGATTCAACCCCAGTGCTCTAGCTCATCTTGCCCTTGGTGAAAGGAGCCGTCTGGATGACCTCAACCGGAGTGGAGGGGGTCCAGTTGTCCTTCAGGAACTGGTAAATGCTGCCGCCTTTTACCATATAGTTGTCCACTGTGGCATTGGTTGTGATATTGGTCTCGTTTTTAAGGAAGTCGTGGATGGCATATGTGGTGTTGGTGGTGTTATTGCTGAAGGATTTCTTCTTGTAGAGAGGAGCGCTTGCAGAGGGTGCCACAAAGGGAGTTGGTTTCCAGCTATCATTCAAGAAAGCAGCAATGGAAGGAGTGGTCAGTAGAGAGGCATCGCCTGCTTCTCTAATGGTTGTCATTTCGAACGGTGCAGGATCCTTGCTCATGCCGGCCGACATAAGCCCTACCAGAGCAATCAGAGCAATCAATACAAGCATAATATGTCTCATGAGGCCTGCATTTTCCATCAGGTATCAATAAAGCTTTCCGTCGGTGAAGAATATATTCTGGATGACAAGCGGCGATGCTATATGCTCCCAGGGCAGAGCCATTGGATCAGTCTACAAGGGCTTTGAGCTCTTCTGTTGTTGATTCTGGATGAAGGGAGAGATATCTTGCCACATTCGGCAGATGAACGAGCTTGCAGTCGATGCAGCTCCAGAACCTCTTCCCCCTCTTCGTTCTCACGAACCTGCCCAACTCCTCGTCCTTGCATGGATACAGAGGACAGAAGCAATGGGTGCAATCCTGGCCCTCGAAATGGCAGGGATAGTATTCGCAGTTTGACCGGCCAGTGGCCTGGACAGGCTGAAGAAGCGCCTCCTCGATGAGGCATGGATCGTCCGTCAGCAATCCATCTGCCCCCAGCCTCAAAAGCCAGGTCGCTTGGGAGAGGCTGTTGACCACCCCCGGATAGACCTCAATTCTCTTCTGATGCGCCTCCTTGAAGAGACGGGGATTGACCCTCTCAGGGAATATGGCATCCGCTTCAGCCCAGAGGGCTAGCTCTACTGGCTTTATGGGCAATGAGGTGATGACGATCCCGGTTTTAAGACGGGAGATATCCTTGATCTCGCGCAGGCTGGTGTGATAGGGAGAGATGATGATGCTCTTCTCCTCCGGTACCACCTCCGCCACCAGGGCCT
Coding sequences within:
- the rpiA gene encoding ribose-5-phosphate isomerase RpiA, translating into MKDASSNASAKRAAGEAAAELVSNRMVVGLGTGSTVAWTIKRLGERVREEGLDFYGVPTSFQAEELAIESNISLTSLNQHPVLDLAIDGADQVSWDLMAIKGGGAAHTREKVVSCSARAFVIVADQSKFVERLSWPVPVEVLPFAAKLAGRLLEEMGGRPVLRLGRMKDGPVITDNGNFVMDVDFGIIEDPRSIAARISPIPGVVEHGIFDNLDELYLAREDGVERIKRR
- a CDS encoding translin family protein yields the protein MRGIKMPGPSIFESISTELLRGFDDKDRAREEALLLSRKAIRLCSSSIRSVHRGEIEEAERLIDQAGEELEKIRTLLVNHQDVRYAGFVDGAEQEYAEALSVYSIITRHEILSPDEIAVERVNYLAGLGDTTGELRRHILDLIRSGRAKDGEYYLQVMEEIYYLLMLFDYPDAITRGLRRKSDLARSMLERTRGDLTNALEISRMESSLLKNQCSK
- the sepS gene encoding O-phosphoserine--tRNA ligase, with protein sequence MKFDPNQIKEAAREDFDKTWQQGKEYLGRPSLNERYPRNSYSFGSVHPIFDTIQKLREAYVRLGFNEAMNPVMVDAQDVYRQFGSEALAVLDRCFYLAGLPRPDIGISDERIAQINALLSRELTAEEVEAFRQILHSYKKGQVEGDDLVGEIAKALSAPDALIGTVLERVFPEFRGLKAEATTRTLRSHMTSGWFLSLSDLHYRQKLPIRLFSVDRCFRREQAEDAARLMSYYSASCVIMDEDVSVEDGKAVADGLLSQFGFQKFQFRPDEKRSKYYIPGTQIEVYAYHPGLVGSATKYSSGWVEVATFGIYSPIALSQYDIPYPVMNLGLGVERLAMILHNSQDVRALSYPQFQTGWELSPREMAQMITVDNTPCTPEGQAIAESVIGVCLEQGDAASPCEFLAWEGELFGRRIQVSVVEPEENTKLCGPASLNEIVVHKKNIMGIPRTPRWEEAFNEGVSTGIRFIDSFAALAAYEVEERAMAGEESETRARIVRSPADINIKIHPSLERYITSYKHKMDLRGPVFTTVRSRLL
- a CDS encoding HD domain-containing protein — protein: MVSAVRDAIRDPVHGSIPVDLLEWHIIRSRPVQRLKGIKQLGLVEAVYPGANHTRFEHSLGTMHMAGRMAEHLELPGDDIRKVRLAGLLHDLGHSALSHAVEGVLGRNPEIQPLLRGKRATGHEEFTQDIITSHPFGQEAIMIAERDFGDADGLFAEVAEIASGRIPPLGQIIVGDLDADRVDFLLRDSHHSGVSLGLVDTDQILQSLIIYKGRITLAGQGDYRAEMSQTAAESMLIARAHHYNALIYHPSVQSIRAMLLLALENALARMDRDDAQRRIELFFREYTDPDLLRFIWDKGDETARDLLQRIKFGQEIPLAARFDHRTLAPDIRMALSTISRHGRMRKLFEDTLCKKYGALVSITAGSGVPRSMRTQTDGFLYDESALAAGLVKSLTRQIAISFFLISSRISP
- a CDS encoding sugar phosphate isomerase/epimerase family protein translates to MFSFSSSKLVDRPFDWAYQLEELGYSGWEIVNEGRQRLTAENLPEAKRIVETTNLVITIHLPYSDLNLASVNQPIWEETVRQMKSCLDLACDFARLAVVHPGHFSPLGMHMPDAAWLQNIKGIQEICDHALNLDMMIAVENMVNMPAILGRRPEEIEGIIETVDRDNLGFILDIGHANTNGNVEEFLKLRDLIIHVHAHDNCGERDEHLPVGNGTVPWEKVAASLNGYSGRIVTESRSLEEGQRSVKRLKKMFNR
- a CDS encoding winged helix-turn-helix domain-containing protein, with the translated sequence MANDTVKKPRSKRKKKEMAGEGAARVRPKGAARGGGETIESVDLVFGINAGIIWDLLNLNGPMSAGGLASSAALRIEDVHGALGWLGREDKIDVKKKGRSRIYSLKP
- a CDS encoding thioredoxin family protein — encoded protein: MFLIISLLAVSLLAIPLSGNALAEDDGSFDPEHSVGMDDSDWWTVYPHKNVNSGSAVEHPDWVLRALEDKPLLILIHQNNCVPCKTHVPRINEAVQTYRDDIHYYDVLAEGSGYLKAKEILDAYNPTGKQNFVPTTIFLTLIETEDGQVEVGWHSEIDIMSTAQINSYIEDSIYYYEKNAADWEQ
- a CDS encoding nascent polypeptide-associated complex protein, which produces MSPKKMKGMLKNMGINIDELEGVTEVIIRMSDKEIVLNNASVAIMDAHGQRSYQISGDASERPLSGAAEEEEKEIEIPESDVDLVVAQTGAKEEEARAALVEAKGDLAAAILLLAPK
- a CDS encoding cysteine-rich small domain-containing protein: MALLIAHSTTAAQAAENSLEGIIAAKRCRADFVHMDVRLSCDGKLMLMRDESVDRTTDGKGLVEDLGWMELRAMHAGKGPVPTLTEALSLAEELGLGVVVEMREEGLEALVAEVVPEEKSIIISPYHTSLREIKDISRLKTGIVITSLPIKPVELALWAEADAIFPERVNPRLFKEAHQKRIEVYPGVVNSLSQATWLLRLGADGLLTDDPCLIEEALLQPVQATGRSNCEYYPCHFEGQDCTHCFCPLYPCKDEELGRFVRTKRGKRFWSCIDCKLVHLPNVARYLSLHPESTTEELKALVD
- a CDS encoding cytochrome c biogenesis protein CcdA, producing the protein MAVRDELSSPKQSRGRSRWSGPGPGYARFLILLLSLISLLSILVLSANPALAERLQAPDFSTRSWDDKSFNLTDLKGSPAVLHITNIEDPLCIECEESLQGQVRELAALKAMHPAVQIVTLNLRKNPYSMNGWELVQAWWEINITWTWIEDLDPYPIGSKYLDYWMVRGGSSNPTIILIDEEGRIGPIYHVYRVGEGIADGVQKAESLFKDLQDLQDAQDLNRTALKGVGAAPPSGGQDAGQNAGQDVGEDAGQDVGEGAGSAEGKGILSPLWAGMEREVSRKDATALGMFLLGIFTSLAPCSIALMIAVFSYVMTVRRKEEYLRASASTSKEGFMIGVAFTIGMAAVFFVLGLFISQVGVFFRDSRIFDLLAGSIMVLLGVSSFKPLGEIIEPVTIRLPLGRLSLSRGDPSGEGSDKPMEERKSLLQRAVEFSLNLFRYSAFIGAFTLGIFFALGWAPCALSMVMPVLIWLASQSVTPLVGGTMLFFFGIGHGVPIIPITTFSRMVGGRIGEKYVSVGEWTSRIFGLLVILVGLVYAARYFGYLLW